The Pygocentrus nattereri isolate fPygNat1 chromosome 2, fPygNat1.pri, whole genome shotgun sequence genome has a window encoding:
- the LOC108443272 gene encoding uncharacterized protein LOC108443272 isoform X2, whose product MSVLKQMRTLSPLSIILLGEKQSGRSSAGNTILGRSEFQVDGTLEPLTVGSGDVESRGVTVVNTTGWKPGCHPKVPLRILDRACGHVSCATGQGPHALLLTIPIYFKMSWNKKVAKRLLKLFDDNIWRHTIVLFTKADQLGLMSLERYLEGSGRPLQALVEKCERRYHALNNQTIDNRKQVIELLDKIDQTVAENGGKTFQLIDSSWEEKAMVDHQTEAPKMNVLEEQLKEMMEKQAKLEEELHEWRERGRPEKCMVKSLRQEEEYPEFLPKQNNLQCNQPLQNLPGFCSEDRAEIPNLYSEPSVQEAEFEEEKVTTTDCNFSSNEEMSSDGLVIRTYEECNAEFGADISQINSKEMQNYDSVQQKEHVKEYKWSEKEPTVNQACEDKVGSHEWVGHASNRNLSMSSNDEEKLQMQNESDSNNTNTTEGLNVMEQPNLQMSDLQNGGQNADPEDKDCPDAIKTERPIDAFKEEQIANKTDCSGAPMKDAYEVVLDGAAQEAEQVKNEENNQLQPYAVLNTPQNWGHPRNGTKSFIAFYSQINSHQQGAVRIDVLRVFICWKNLNPPFQTASISFILCCVSINKSLKRILLSKQPKTVGKNEDSLVFPMEQQLPAKERHQWQHQKDLVLLDGGDWTGDLDGEMRQPSKTEDDEGITQHNFRVDEKISQYRDYSKKFNDGTSQHHRKENYGETPNHSNRGKDVERPHHSNKDNDVETPQRSMKDNDVETPQHSKKDNDVETPQCSRKGKDGGISQHNRECNEGGKPQHSRKGNDEGITKLSKKKDEGIVKQSKKNSDRELPQHSRKMNSPTAMKDKRTARKERCPPASEESTSSWNKLNHQGEQKCDKQFFMKREEFRRERKARRSQSLDRIIMLSCLGEKNMKKERSIRKSRRAKSLERFIEFS is encoded by the exons ATGTCAGTGTTGAAGCAGATGAGGACTCTCTCACCACTGTCCATCATTCTCCTTGGAGAAAAACAGTCAGGAAGGAGCTCAGCTGGAAACACCATTCTGGGCCGATCAGAATTCCAGGTTGATGGAACCTTAGAGCCATTAACAGTGGGATCAGGAGATGTCGAGAGCAGAGGAGTGACTGTAGTGAACACCACTGGTTGGAAGCCAGGGTGTCACCCAAAGGTGCCACTCCGAATTTTGGACAGAGCATGTGGACATGTGTCTTGCGCTACAGGCCAGGGCCCTCATGCCCTTCTGCTGACAATTCCCATCTACTTTAAGATGAGCTGGAATAAGAAGGTTGCAAAAAGGctgctgaagctgtttgatgaCAACATATGGAGACACACCATAGTTCTGTTTACCAAAGCAGACCAGTTAGGTTTGATGAGCTTGGAGAGATACCTGGAAGGTAGTGGGAGGCCCCTCCAGGCCCTGGTGGAAAAGTGTGAGCGGAGGTACCATGCCCTCAACAACCAAACAATTGACAACCGCAAGCAGGTCATTGAGCTACTGGACAAGATTGATCAAACGGTTGCAGAAAATGGTGGAAAGACTTTCCAGTTGATTGATAGCAGTTGGGAAGAGAAAGCCATGGTAGATCATCAGACAGAAGCCCCTAAAATGAATGTGCTGGAAGAACAGCTGAAAGAGATGATGGAAAAACAGGCAAAGCTGGAGGAGGAGCTACAtgaatggagggagagaggaaggccAGAGAAATGCATGGTCAAATCACTGAGACAAGAGGAGGAATACCCAGAATTTTTACCTAAGCAAAATAATCTCCAGTGCAATCAGCCTTTACAAAATTTACCTGGCTTTTGCTCAGAGGACAGAGCAGAAATACCAAATCTGTACAGTGAACCGAGTGTACAAGAAGCAGAGTTTGAGGAGGAAAAGGTCACAACAACTGACTGTAACTTTTCTAGCAATGAAGAAATGTCTTCTGATGGCTTAGTGATAAGAACATATGAGGAATGTAATGCTGAATTTGGGGCTGACATatcacaaataaacagtaaggaAATGCAAAACTATGATTCTGTACAGCAGAAAGAGCATGTAAAAGAATATAAGTGGTCTGAGAAGGAGCCCACTGTCAATCAAGCATGTGAGGATAAAGTGGGAAGCCATGAATGGGTGGGCCATGCCTCAAACAGAAATCTATCCATGAGCAGCAATGATGAAGAAAAACtgcaaatgcaaaatgaaaGTGATTCAAATAACACAAACACTACTGAAGGGCTCAATGTGATGGAGCAACCTAATCTGCAGATGTCTGACCTGCAAAATGGTGGTCAGAATGCTGACCCAGAAGACAAGGACTGTCCTGATGCCATCAAAACAGAGAGGCCGATTGATGCGTTCAAAGAAGAGCAGATAGCAAACAAGACAGACTGCAGTGGTGCGCCAATGAAGGATGCTTATGAGGTTGTCTTGGATGGAGCTGCCCAGGAGGCAGAACAGgtgaaaaatgaggaaaacaacCAGCTGCAGCCATATGCTGTGTTGAACACTCCTCAAAATTGGGGCCACCCAAGGAATGGGACAAAGAGTTTCATTGCCTTTTACAGTCAAATCAACAGCCATCAACAAG GTGCAGTCAGGATTGATGTTCTTCGGGTTTTTATCTGCTGGAAAAACCTGAATCCAccttttcaaacagcatcaattTCTTTCATCTTATGCTGTGTCAGCATAAACAAGAGCCTGAAGAGAATTCtactgtcaaaacagccaaagaCAGTTGGTAAAAATGAGGACTCATTGGTGTTTCCTATGGAACAGCAACTACCAGCCAAAGAAAGGCATCAGTGGCAGCATCAGAAAGACTTAGTACTGCTGGATGGTGGTGACTGGACTGGGGATTTGGATGGAGAGATGCGCCAACCTAGCAAGACAGAAGATGATGAAGGGATAACACAGCATAACTTTAGAGTAGATGAAAAGATATCCCAATACAGAGATTACAGCAAGAAGTTTAATGATGGGACATCACAACACCACAGGAAGGAAAATTATGGAGAGACACCCAACCACAGCAATAGGGGTAAAGATGTAGAGAGACCCCACCACAGCAATAAGGATAATGATGTAGAAACACCCCAACGCAGCATGAAGGATAATGATGTAGAGACACCCCAACACAGCAAGAAGGATAATGATGTAGAGACACCCCAATGCAGCAGGAAGGGCAAAGATGGAGGGATATCCCAACACAACAGAGAATGCAATGAAGGAGGGAAACCCCAACATAGCAGAAAGGGTAATGATGAAGGAATAACCAAACTTAGCAAGAAGAAGGATGAAGGGATAGTGAAGCAGAGCAAGAAGAATAGTGATAGAGAGTTACCCCAGCACAGCAGGAAGATGAACAGTCCTACAG CTATGAAAGACAAGAGAACAGCTCGAAAAGAAAGATGTCCACCTGCTTCAGAAGAGAGCACGTCCTCATGGAACAAACTGAATCATCAAG GTGAACAGAAATGTGATAAACAATTCTTTATGAAAAGAGAAGAATttaggagagaaagaaaagccaGACGAAGTCAGAGTTTGGATCGCATCATTATGCTAAGCT GTCTCGGGGAAAAGAAtatgaaaaaagagagaagcatCAGAAAGAGCAGAAGAGCCAAGAGCCTAGAACGATTTATTGAGTTCAGCT GA
- the LOC108443272 gene encoding uncharacterized protein LOC108443272 isoform X1, translated as MSVLKQMRTLSPLSIILLGEKQSGRSSAGNTILGRSEFQVDGTLEPLTVGSGDVESRGVTVVNTTGWKPGCHPKVPLRILDRACGHVSCATGQGPHALLLTIPIYFKMSWNKKVAKRLLKLFDDNIWRHTIVLFTKADQLGLMSLERYLEGSGRPLQALVEKCERRYHALNNQTIDNRKQVIELLDKIDQTVAENGGKTFQLIDSSWEEKAMVDHQTEAPKMNVLEEQLKEMMEKQAKLEEELHEWRERGRPEKCMVKSLRQEEEYPEFLPKQNNLQCNQPLQNLPGFCSEDRAEIPNLYSEPSVQEAEFEEEKVTTTDCNFSSNEEMSSDGLVIRTYEECNAEFGADISQINSKEMQNYDSVQQKEHVKEYKWSEKEPTVNQACEDKVGSHEWVGHASNRNLSMSSNDEEKLQMQNESDSNNTNTTEGLNVMEQPNLQMSDLQNGGQNADPEDKDCPDAIKTERPIDAFKEEQIANKTDCSGAPMKDAYEVVLDGAAQEAEQVKNEENNQLQPYAVLNTPQNWGHPRNGTKSFIAFYSQINSHQQGAVRIDVLRVFICWKNLNPPFQTASISFILCCVSINKSLKRILLSKQPKTVGKNEDSLVFPMEQQLPAKERHQWQHQKDLVLLDGGDWTGDLDGEMRQPSKTEDDEGITQHNFRVDEKISQYRDYSKKFNDGTSQHHRKENYGETPNHSNRGKDVERPHHSNKDNDVETPQRSMKDNDVETPQHSKKDNDVETPQCSRKGKDGGISQHNRECNEGGKPQHSRKGNDEGITKLSKKKDEGIVKQSKKNSDRELPQHSRKMNSPTAAMKDKRTARKERCPPASEESTSSWNKLNHQGEQKCDKQFFMKREEFRRERKARRSQSLDRIIMLSCLGEKNMKKERSIRKSRRAKSLERFIEFS; from the exons ATGTCAGTGTTGAAGCAGATGAGGACTCTCTCACCACTGTCCATCATTCTCCTTGGAGAAAAACAGTCAGGAAGGAGCTCAGCTGGAAACACCATTCTGGGCCGATCAGAATTCCAGGTTGATGGAACCTTAGAGCCATTAACAGTGGGATCAGGAGATGTCGAGAGCAGAGGAGTGACTGTAGTGAACACCACTGGTTGGAAGCCAGGGTGTCACCCAAAGGTGCCACTCCGAATTTTGGACAGAGCATGTGGACATGTGTCTTGCGCTACAGGCCAGGGCCCTCATGCCCTTCTGCTGACAATTCCCATCTACTTTAAGATGAGCTGGAATAAGAAGGTTGCAAAAAGGctgctgaagctgtttgatgaCAACATATGGAGACACACCATAGTTCTGTTTACCAAAGCAGACCAGTTAGGTTTGATGAGCTTGGAGAGATACCTGGAAGGTAGTGGGAGGCCCCTCCAGGCCCTGGTGGAAAAGTGTGAGCGGAGGTACCATGCCCTCAACAACCAAACAATTGACAACCGCAAGCAGGTCATTGAGCTACTGGACAAGATTGATCAAACGGTTGCAGAAAATGGTGGAAAGACTTTCCAGTTGATTGATAGCAGTTGGGAAGAGAAAGCCATGGTAGATCATCAGACAGAAGCCCCTAAAATGAATGTGCTGGAAGAACAGCTGAAAGAGATGATGGAAAAACAGGCAAAGCTGGAGGAGGAGCTACAtgaatggagggagagaggaaggccAGAGAAATGCATGGTCAAATCACTGAGACAAGAGGAGGAATACCCAGAATTTTTACCTAAGCAAAATAATCTCCAGTGCAATCAGCCTTTACAAAATTTACCTGGCTTTTGCTCAGAGGACAGAGCAGAAATACCAAATCTGTACAGTGAACCGAGTGTACAAGAAGCAGAGTTTGAGGAGGAAAAGGTCACAACAACTGACTGTAACTTTTCTAGCAATGAAGAAATGTCTTCTGATGGCTTAGTGATAAGAACATATGAGGAATGTAATGCTGAATTTGGGGCTGACATatcacaaataaacagtaaggaAATGCAAAACTATGATTCTGTACAGCAGAAAGAGCATGTAAAAGAATATAAGTGGTCTGAGAAGGAGCCCACTGTCAATCAAGCATGTGAGGATAAAGTGGGAAGCCATGAATGGGTGGGCCATGCCTCAAACAGAAATCTATCCATGAGCAGCAATGATGAAGAAAAACtgcaaatgcaaaatgaaaGTGATTCAAATAACACAAACACTACTGAAGGGCTCAATGTGATGGAGCAACCTAATCTGCAGATGTCTGACCTGCAAAATGGTGGTCAGAATGCTGACCCAGAAGACAAGGACTGTCCTGATGCCATCAAAACAGAGAGGCCGATTGATGCGTTCAAAGAAGAGCAGATAGCAAACAAGACAGACTGCAGTGGTGCGCCAATGAAGGATGCTTATGAGGTTGTCTTGGATGGAGCTGCCCAGGAGGCAGAACAGgtgaaaaatgaggaaaacaacCAGCTGCAGCCATATGCTGTGTTGAACACTCCTCAAAATTGGGGCCACCCAAGGAATGGGACAAAGAGTTTCATTGCCTTTTACAGTCAAATCAACAGCCATCAACAAG GTGCAGTCAGGATTGATGTTCTTCGGGTTTTTATCTGCTGGAAAAACCTGAATCCAccttttcaaacagcatcaattTCTTTCATCTTATGCTGTGTCAGCATAAACAAGAGCCTGAAGAGAATTCtactgtcaaaacagccaaagaCAGTTGGTAAAAATGAGGACTCATTGGTGTTTCCTATGGAACAGCAACTACCAGCCAAAGAAAGGCATCAGTGGCAGCATCAGAAAGACTTAGTACTGCTGGATGGTGGTGACTGGACTGGGGATTTGGATGGAGAGATGCGCCAACCTAGCAAGACAGAAGATGATGAAGGGATAACACAGCATAACTTTAGAGTAGATGAAAAGATATCCCAATACAGAGATTACAGCAAGAAGTTTAATGATGGGACATCACAACACCACAGGAAGGAAAATTATGGAGAGACACCCAACCACAGCAATAGGGGTAAAGATGTAGAGAGACCCCACCACAGCAATAAGGATAATGATGTAGAAACACCCCAACGCAGCATGAAGGATAATGATGTAGAGACACCCCAACACAGCAAGAAGGATAATGATGTAGAGACACCCCAATGCAGCAGGAAGGGCAAAGATGGAGGGATATCCCAACACAACAGAGAATGCAATGAAGGAGGGAAACCCCAACATAGCAGAAAGGGTAATGATGAAGGAATAACCAAACTTAGCAAGAAGAAGGATGAAGGGATAGTGAAGCAGAGCAAGAAGAATAGTGATAGAGAGTTACCCCAGCACAGCAGGAAGATGAACAGTCCTACAG CAGCTATGAAAGACAAGAGAACAGCTCGAAAAGAAAGATGTCCACCTGCTTCAGAAGAGAGCACGTCCTCATGGAACAAACTGAATCATCAAG GTGAACAGAAATGTGATAAACAATTCTTTATGAAAAGAGAAGAATttaggagagaaagaaaagccaGACGAAGTCAGAGTTTGGATCGCATCATTATGCTAAGCT GTCTCGGGGAAAAGAAtatgaaaaaagagagaagcatCAGAAAGAGCAGAAGAGCCAAGAGCCTAGAACGATTTATTGAGTTCAGCT GA
- the si:ch73-174h16.4 gene encoding leucine-rich repeat-containing protein 14 isoform X1: MVLSLVSLCAREVVSDHSSSPSWLSCLPRELYRPLLEAAFAHCRPLAVGELVQRWPERTLSIGGQRTHGQIPPNRLCIQALLLAAVRGLTDKRCALQVLDLCGLQCDEGRLEDSMGGWSLTVALCSTLLQARAAASRGHRRDGERERKRGLHTERARDGTVKRDRGLESRKRGMEGEEGANVDCGDNRGEESIIQTRVLSEEETVRSVRRRMELHRRNEPQQNASNSSSSSPDGDQAVVVRVRADLFINARSWERVRGALSLPGPMRLYCRYLRVEELPAPSVASLLELLPRDGLLGLDIRYSSLGVSGLALLLPLLEPFPLLHSLRLHYCNLDLQRSQPGQQGALQDMCRGLSALKRLRRLSLTALRLPGHLRLLLSSLSQPLEVLELPYLSLTPADLSYLSCSPHASSLRKMDLSENRLDDSSVPSLRRLFSQAESCLAQLSLCGCGLSDVLLGALLPSLSRCRTLRTLRLALNPLTRNGLVSLAWMAAGLPSLRLLLYPYPLEDYEPGLPPLPSSAQLLDWPLLEESEVRELTLMQLEEVLTAKGRQHDLLMTSDLLKYSTDLTGED, translated from the exons ATGGTTCTGTCTCTGGTCAGCCTGTGTGCCCGGGAGGTTGTGAGTGATCACAGTTCTTCACCCTCTTGGCTGAGCTGTTTGCCCCGGGAGCTCTACCGCCCTCTTCTGGAGGCAGCTTTtgctcactgccgccctctggCTGTAGGTGAGCTGGTCCAGCGCTGGCCTGAGCGGACCCTGAGCATAGGCGGGCAGAGGACACACGGCCAGATCCCTCCGAATCGCCTCTGCATCCAGGCTCTGCTGCTGGCTGCTGTCAGGGGGTTGACGGACAAAAG gtgtgcTCTGCAGGTGTTGGATCTGTGTGGTCTGCAGTGTGATGAGGGCCGGCTGGAGGACTCAATGGgcgggtggtctctgactgtggCTCTGTGCTCCACCCTGCTGCAGGCGAGAGCCGCCGCCTCCAGGGGGCATCGTcgagacggagagcgagagaggaagagaggactGCAcacggagagagcgagagacggCACAGTCAAACGAGACCGAGGACTGGAGAGCAGGaaaagagggatggagggagaagAGGGAGCGAATGTCGACTGCGGGGACAACAGAGGAGAGGAG AGTATAATTCAGACGAGAGTGCTCTCAGAGGAGGAGACGGTGCGTAGTGTGCGGAGGAGGATGGAGCTTCATAGGAGAAATGAACCTCAGCAGAATGCCTCCAACTCCAGCTCCTCCAGCCCAGACGGGGACCAGGCAGTGGTGGTACGTGTTCGAGCCGATCTGTTCATAAATGCCCGCTCGTGGGAGAGGGTCCGTGGAGCGCTGAGCCTGCCTGGCCCGATGAGGCTTTACTGCCGATATCTGCGGGTTGAGGAGCTTCCAGCTCCTTCAGTGGCCTCTTTGCTGGAGCTACTTCCCAGAGATGGTCTTCTGGGGCTGGATATCCGCTACTCCAGCCTGGGTGTGTCTGGCCTGGCACTGCTGCTGCCTCTCTTAGAgccgtttccactgctccactcaCTCAGACTGCACTACTGCAACCTGGACCTGCAGCGCAGTCAGCCAgggcagcagggggcgctgcagGACATGTGCCGTGGACTCAGTGCTCTGAAGAGGCTCCGCAGGCTCAGCCTGACTGCACTGAGGCTGCCTGGACATCTGCGCCTGCTGCTTAG ctccCTCTCTCAGCCTCTAGAGGTGCTGGAGCTGCCGTATCTCAGCCTCACTCCGGCGGACCTGTCCTACCTCTCCTGCAGCCCTCACGCCTCGTCCCTCAGAAAGATGGACCTGAGTGAGAACAGGCTGGACGACTCGTCCGTCCCATCACTGCGACGGCTCTTTTCTCAGGCTGAATCCTgcctggctcagctctctctgtgTGGCTGCGGCCTCTCGGACGTCCTGCTGGGGGCGCTGCTGCCCTCTCTGTCACGCTGCAGGACCCTCCGGACCCTCAGGCTGGCCCTGAACCCCCTGACACGGAATGGCCTAGTGTCTTTAGCGTGGATGGCTGCAGGCCTACCCTCGCTACGGTTGCTCCTGTACCCCTACCCACTGGAGGACTATGAGCCTGGCCTGCCTCCGCTGCCCTCCAGCGCCCAGCTTCTGGACTGGCCACTGCTGGAGGAGTCTGAGGTCAGGGAGCTGACACTGatgcagctggaggaggttctgACGGCCAAAGGCCGCCAGCACGACCTCCTGATGACCTCAGACTTGCTTAAATATAGCACTGACCTGACAGGGGAAGACTAG
- the si:ch73-174h16.4 gene encoding leucine-rich repeat-containing protein 14 isoform X2 produces the protein MGGWSLTVALCSTLLQARAAASRGHRRDGERERKRGLHTERARDGTVKRDRGLESRKRGMEGEEGANVDCGDNRGEESIIQTRVLSEEETVRSVRRRMELHRRNEPQQNASNSSSSSPDGDQAVVVRVRADLFINARSWERVRGALSLPGPMRLYCRYLRVEELPAPSVASLLELLPRDGLLGLDIRYSSLGVSGLALLLPLLEPFPLLHSLRLHYCNLDLQRSQPGQQGALQDMCRGLSALKRLRRLSLTALRLPGHLRLLLSSLSQPLEVLELPYLSLTPADLSYLSCSPHASSLRKMDLSENRLDDSSVPSLRRLFSQAESCLAQLSLCGCGLSDVLLGALLPSLSRCRTLRTLRLALNPLTRNGLVSLAWMAAGLPSLRLLLYPYPLEDYEPGLPPLPSSAQLLDWPLLEESEVRELTLMQLEEVLTAKGRQHDLLMTSDLLKYSTDLTGED, from the exons ATGGgcgggtggtctctgactgtggCTCTGTGCTCCACCCTGCTGCAGGCGAGAGCCGCCGCCTCCAGGGGGCATCGTcgagacggagagcgagagaggaagagaggactGCAcacggagagagcgagagacggCACAGTCAAACGAGACCGAGGACTGGAGAGCAGGaaaagagggatggagggagaagAGGGAGCGAATGTCGACTGCGGGGACAACAGAGGAGAGGAG AGTATAATTCAGACGAGAGTGCTCTCAGAGGAGGAGACGGTGCGTAGTGTGCGGAGGAGGATGGAGCTTCATAGGAGAAATGAACCTCAGCAGAATGCCTCCAACTCCAGCTCCTCCAGCCCAGACGGGGACCAGGCAGTGGTGGTACGTGTTCGAGCCGATCTGTTCATAAATGCCCGCTCGTGGGAGAGGGTCCGTGGAGCGCTGAGCCTGCCTGGCCCGATGAGGCTTTACTGCCGATATCTGCGGGTTGAGGAGCTTCCAGCTCCTTCAGTGGCCTCTTTGCTGGAGCTACTTCCCAGAGATGGTCTTCTGGGGCTGGATATCCGCTACTCCAGCCTGGGTGTGTCTGGCCTGGCACTGCTGCTGCCTCTCTTAGAgccgtttccactgctccactcaCTCAGACTGCACTACTGCAACCTGGACCTGCAGCGCAGTCAGCCAgggcagcagggggcgctgcagGACATGTGCCGTGGACTCAGTGCTCTGAAGAGGCTCCGCAGGCTCAGCCTGACTGCACTGAGGCTGCCTGGACATCTGCGCCTGCTGCTTAG ctccCTCTCTCAGCCTCTAGAGGTGCTGGAGCTGCCGTATCTCAGCCTCACTCCGGCGGACCTGTCCTACCTCTCCTGCAGCCCTCACGCCTCGTCCCTCAGAAAGATGGACCTGAGTGAGAACAGGCTGGACGACTCGTCCGTCCCATCACTGCGACGGCTCTTTTCTCAGGCTGAATCCTgcctggctcagctctctctgtgTGGCTGCGGCCTCTCGGACGTCCTGCTGGGGGCGCTGCTGCCCTCTCTGTCACGCTGCAGGACCCTCCGGACCCTCAGGCTGGCCCTGAACCCCCTGACACGGAATGGCCTAGTGTCTTTAGCGTGGATGGCTGCAGGCCTACCCTCGCTACGGTTGCTCCTGTACCCCTACCCACTGGAGGACTATGAGCCTGGCCTGCCTCCGCTGCCCTCCAGCGCCCAGCTTCTGGACTGGCCACTGCTGGAGGAGTCTGAGGTCAGGGAGCTGACACTGatgcagctggaggaggttctgACGGCCAAAGGCCGCCAGCACGACCTCCTGATGACCTCAGACTTGCTTAAATATAGCACTGACCTGACAGGGGAAGACTAG